A single genomic interval of Methanocorpusculum sp. harbors:
- the xerA gene encoding site-specific tyrosine recombinase/integron integrase: MAPPKRTFSIWIPRYLSNLQTKNYAANTIEAYGRILKLFAKYETYLKETDGVVPTSSEEVKKFGMGAEIDTNPYEIGDFFTILRDERQLSAASLHQYDSALSSFYRYLINQDITEANPMTKVDRPKIKDRELRYLKHNEVMDFINSIENPRNALLIRTIYATGMRISEICGILAEHIDFEEETIRVRGKGGKIRIVFCDSDTLTQIHEHLNGKKSGPVFEGRNGNAISPRTVQHIFNLYAPKGITPHKIRHSYASELYKRSHNLRVVQENLGHNSIQTTEIYIHTDIDERRKAYRSYFPLANGE; this comes from the coding sequence ATGGCACCCCCAAAACGAACTTTCAGCATCTGGATACCCAGGTACCTCAGCAATCTGCAGACGAAGAACTATGCAGCGAATACGATCGAGGCATACGGAAGGATCCTGAAACTTTTTGCAAAATACGAAACCTATCTGAAGGAGACCGACGGGGTCGTGCCGACATCCAGCGAAGAAGTGAAAAAATTCGGGATGGGGGCAGAGATCGACACGAACCCGTATGAAATCGGAGATTTTTTTACCATTTTGCGGGATGAACGGCAGCTGAGCGCGGCAAGTCTGCATCAGTATGACTCGGCACTCAGCTCCTTTTACCGATACCTGATCAATCAGGACATCACCGAAGCGAACCCCATGACCAAAGTAGACCGGCCAAAAATCAAGGATCGGGAACTCAGATATCTTAAGCACAATGAGGTGATGGATTTCATCAATTCCATTGAAAACCCCCGGAATGCACTCCTTATTCGGACGATTTATGCTACTGGAATGCGTATTTCCGAGATATGCGGCATTTTGGCGGAACATATAGATTTTGAAGAGGAAACCATCCGCGTCAGAGGAAAAGGCGGGAAGATCCGGATCGTGTTCTGCGATTCAGACACGCTAACGCAGATCCACGAACATTTGAACGGTAAAAAAAGCGGCCCGGTCTTCGAAGGAAGAAACGGGAACGCCATCTCGCCGAGAACAGTTCAGCACATCTTCAACCTCTATGCTCCAAAAGGGATCACACCCCATAAAATCAGGCATAGTTATGCAAGTGAACTCTACAAACGTTCGCACAATCTCCGCGTAGTTCAGGAAAATCTCGGACATAACTCCATCCAGACAACGGAAATTTACATCCATACCGACATCGACGAGCGCAGAAAAGCGTACCGCAGCTACTTCCCACTGGCAAACGGCGAGTAA
- a CDS encoding DUF5806 family protein, with protein sequence MDEYEHLIEDTPSVGNDRFAEEDRSEEINKYQKFKKVDGATYRKVNIFLRKRTYITAREWAIARLCSDFKTPYGAEMTFIGEHLPELCPFMEEPYSPQAVNQARNAFKRKVRKSGATFFYGAMCGFFTLDELDDILFESSEVARFLLEIEGTSLEIDDEIDIEDKISEIMRKLGESANVLLSSRRGEVEDDEDDEEDEQ encoded by the coding sequence ATGGACGAATACGAACATCTCATTGAAGACACCCCTTCGGTCGGGAACGACCGCTTTGCCGAGGAAGACCGCAGTGAAGAGATCAACAAATACCAAAAATTCAAAAAAGTTGATGGAGCCACCTACAGAAAAGTCAACATCTTCCTTAGAAAACGAACCTATATAACCGCCCGTGAATGGGCGATCGCCCGTCTGTGTTCAGATTTCAAAACTCCCTACGGCGCCGAGATGACATTCATCGGAGAACATCTGCCCGAACTCTGCCCCTTCATGGAGGAGCCGTACAGTCCCCAGGCAGTAAATCAAGCACGTAACGCATTCAAGAGAAAGGTCAGAAAATCCGGAGCGACCTTCTTCTACGGGGCGATGTGTGGATTTTTCACGCTGGATGAACTGGACGACATACTCTTCGAATCAAGCGAAGTCGCGAGATTCCTGCTTGAGATCGAAGGGACCTCTCTTGAGATCGATGATGAGATCGACATTGAAGATAAGATCAGCGAGATCATGCGAAAACTCGGTGAATCCGCAAACGTGCTCTTAAGCAGCAGGCGGGGAGAAGTAGAAGACGACGAGGATGACGAAGAAGACGAACAATAG
- the glmM gene encoding phosphoglucosamine mutase, with product MALEKREKKYFGTNGVRGVTGVDMTPVFALSVAEAFGTMLGEGKKVGIGRDTRTSGPSLGAAVRAGLMACGCDVIDFDIIPTPGLQYLVLDHKLDGGVMITASHNPPEYNGIKIIEADGTEMGDDRTIELEEIMIQNKSVVSAWDKVGDCTEEPQARKLYIDSIVAQFPKDCGKGITVVVDPGNGPAAATTPDILRRLGCNVHTINAEFNGLFPGRLPEPSPEGLANLSAMVQATGAAFGVAHDGDADRAIFVDENGTFMDGNITFALLASYFCEKNTGGIIVTPVSTSGIVEEVGKKYNCTTTYTVVGSIYVARTMRELIANGENIIIGGEGNGGIIYPNHQFCRDGGMSAATMLGFVAGKTEPLSKLIAGLPAFTMYQEKRKTAQAKEIVIHMKTYFADCPIDDRDGMRITRGGAWALIRPSGTEPLVRVFAESQDPAEAKTLLDEIFAEIKPYLE from the coding sequence ATGGCACTCGAAAAACGTGAAAAGAAATACTTCGGCACAAACGGTGTACGCGGAGTGACCGGGGTCGATATGACGCCGGTTTTCGCTCTCAGCGTCGCCGAAGCATTCGGAACAATGCTCGGCGAAGGCAAAAAGGTAGGTATCGGCCGCGACACCAGGACCTCCGGGCCCTCGCTGGGTGCCGCGGTTCGTGCCGGTCTTATGGCATGCGGGTGCGACGTCATCGACTTCGATATTATCCCAACACCCGGTCTCCAGTACCTCGTTCTTGATCACAAACTCGACGGAGGCGTTATGATCACCGCATCACACAACCCGCCGGAGTATAACGGTATAAAGATCATCGAAGCAGACGGCACCGAAATGGGCGATGACCGGACTATCGAGCTTGAAGAAATAATGATCCAAAACAAATCGGTCGTGTCGGCATGGGACAAAGTTGGCGACTGCACGGAAGAACCGCAGGCACGTAAACTCTATATCGATTCAATCGTCGCACAGTTCCCAAAAGACTGCGGGAAAGGGATAACTGTCGTAGTCGACCCAGGAAACGGTCCTGCTGCCGCGACGACACCGGATATTCTCCGAAGACTTGGATGCAATGTTCACACCATCAATGCAGAGTTCAACGGACTTTTCCCGGGAAGACTGCCCGAACCAAGTCCTGAGGGACTTGCGAACCTTTCAGCCATGGTCCAGGCGACCGGCGCTGCATTCGGCGTGGCTCATGACGGAGATGCCGACCGGGCGATCTTCGTTGATGAAAACGGGACCTTCATGGACGGAAACATCACGTTTGCCCTGCTTGCTTCCTACTTCTGTGAGAAAAATACCGGAGGCATCATCGTAACACCGGTCAGTACATCAGGCATCGTAGAAGAAGTCGGAAAAAAATATAACTGCACGACCACCTACACGGTTGTCGGGAGCATCTACGTGGCACGGACCATGCGTGAACTCATCGCGAACGGAGAAAACATTATCATTGGCGGTGAAGGAAACGGCGGGATAATTTATCCGAACCACCAGTTCTGCAGAGACGGAGGGATGAGTGCCGCAACGATGCTCGGATTTGTGGCAGGAAAGACCGAACCGCTTTCAAAGCTCATCGCAGGACTTCCTGCATTCACCATGTATCAGGAAAAACGAAAAACCGCCCAGGCAAAAGAGATCGTCATCCATATGAAAACCTATTTTGCAGACTGCCCGATCGATGACCGTGACGGGATGCGGATAACACGCGGAGGAGCATGGGCTTTGATCAGACCATCCGGAACAGAACCCCTAGTCAGAGTCTTTGCCGAATCACAGGACCCGGCAGAGGCAAAGACCCTGCTCGATGAGATTTTTGCCGAGATAAAACCCTATCTCGAATAA
- a CDS encoding nucleoside-triphosphatase, which yields MQRHVFLTGDIQVGKSTIIQKVIHELDISPGGFRTSWGDPLPDGSSDLFLLGMNEAPSSDRIAARRFGSGRGITAFPEIFDAVGSRLLAEATSSSLIIMDELGFIEKDAAGFQNAVLSTLNKSAPVLGVVRNMQTPFLDQVRAHPNVNVIIVTKENREEIFQQVLAVFKKSYSR from the coding sequence ATGCAGCGTCATGTCTTTCTCACAGGTGATATCCAGGTGGGAAAAAGCACCATCATCCAAAAAGTCATTCATGAACTTGACATCAGTCCCGGCGGCTTTCGGACGAGTTGGGGAGATCCTCTCCCGGATGGAAGTTCGGATCTATTTCTTTTAGGAATGAACGAAGCTCCTTCATCAGACAGGATCGCCGCCCGCCGGTTTGGTTCCGGCCGCGGCATAACCGCGTTCCCGGAGATTTTCGATGCGGTCGGTTCCCGTCTGCTTGCTGAGGCTACGTCCTCTTCTCTAATCATAATGGACGAGCTTGGATTCATTGAGAAGGATGCCGCGGGATTTCAGAATGCTGTCTTGTCCACCCTGAACAAATCCGCCCCGGTCCTTGGTGTCGTCAGAAATATGCAGACACCTTTTCTGGATCAGGTCAGGGCACATCCGAATGTGAATGTCATTATTGTAACGAAGGAGAATCGTGAAGAAATTTTCCAACAGGTCCTTGCAGTATTCAAAAAAAGTTATTCGAGATAG
- a CDS encoding KaiC domain-containing protein, which produces MDHDLQSKKMIPSGIPGLDEMIGGGFIKGSVFVLIGETGTGRTMFSLQYLHQGLLEGEKVMYISLFNPVEQLTASFLSMYPEMTDRINKDMYIVQLPPEIFLTFSSRLGNNVAIMIKELGVSRVVVNPFSVLEETLVTSTGFRSTDLNMVYSSLRSTGATTILHVNSGLANVFSSKFGFSEVFADGVACMFREFPDNDHLRPYRMPFVLLKSRGLITKTAKLIKYDESGLFTLHSPIK; this is translated from the coding sequence ATGGATCACGATCTGCAATCTAAAAAAATGATTCCGTCAGGTATCCCCGGGCTGGATGAAATGATCGGCGGAGGTTTCATCAAAGGTTCGGTTTTCGTCCTGATCGGTGAGACCGGTACCGGCAGAACGATGTTCTCACTGCAGTATCTTCATCAGGGTCTGCTTGAAGGGGAGAAAGTGATGTACATCAGTTTGTTCAATCCTGTAGAACAGCTGACAGCGAGTTTCCTTTCAATGTACCCCGAAATGACTGACAGGATCAATAAGGACATGTATATTGTACAGCTTCCCCCGGAGATCTTTCTCACATTCTCTTCCCGTCTTGGCAACAATGTGGCGATAATGATTAAGGAGCTTGGGGTGAGCCGTGTTGTCGTGAATCCATTTTCGGTTCTGGAGGAGACACTGGTCACGTCGACAGGATTTAGATCAACCGATCTGAATATGGTGTATTCATCTCTTCGTTCAACCGGCGCGACAACGATATTACATGTAAACTCAGGTCTCGCGAATGTGTTCTCCAGCAAATTCGGTTTTTCCGAGGTATTTGCCGACGGAGTTGCATGTATGTTCCGTGAGTTCCCTGACAACGATCATCTGAGACCATACCGCATGCCGTTTGTTCTTCTGAAATCCCGCGGTCTTATCACAAAGACAGCCAAACTGATCAAATATGATGAATCAGGGTTGTTTACGCTGCATTCGCCGATCAAGTAA
- a CDS encoding TldD/PmbA family protein, whose product MSELDIDRILSYGEKLADEVEVYMLDYTDISLEQREMAISSVFEHAGSSIYLRVVKDNRIGISGTSDAARWKDCVDVALSSAKLSEPVPGWAGFPAKAVLPEGQDPCDKNITVTPDLAAKYLDRMNAGAAKHPEARVVTGGVSLSTGNAVIANSNGVYYMRDMSGISLGMDAICDTSTGYDYDSSPFLDRIDPEKIGEETTFWATASRNGVDVETKKYDVVFSEHVVESLILDLFTEAVNGKNVLSGKSVFAGKLGEELLHPAISISDIPMDKQGSAWKRFDSEGTVTSDLSIVQDGVLSAFLYDAKIASQAKTTSTGHAHRSGNGATYIHPHCMRIAAPVSDVMDKPCLFVREVIGAHTANSLTGEFSVEVANAFFAESGKFVHPVKKAMISGNIFEILRGGVSISAETKTFEGAVVPKMRIESMQVIG is encoded by the coding sequence GTGTCTGAACTCGATATCGACCGGATCCTCTCGTACGGTGAGAAGTTGGCCGACGAGGTTGAGGTATATATGTTGGATTACACCGACATCTCCCTTGAACAGCGGGAGATGGCCATATCATCCGTCTTCGAACATGCGGGCAGTTCCATTTATCTCCGGGTGGTAAAGGATAACCGCATTGGAATATCCGGGACCTCCGATGCCGCAAGGTGGAAGGATTGTGTGGATGTTGCCTTGTCATCAGCCAAACTCTCCGAGCCGGTTCCCGGTTGGGCCGGTTTTCCAGCCAAAGCCGTATTGCCGGAGGGTCAGGATCCATGTGACAAAAACATCACGGTGACTCCGGACCTTGCTGCCAAGTATCTTGACCGGATGAATGCAGGGGCGGCGAAGCATCCCGAAGCGCGCGTGGTGACCGGGGGCGTTTCCCTATCTACCGGTAATGCTGTAATCGCGAACTCAAACGGAGTGTATTATATGCGTGATATGTCCGGCATATCGCTTGGCATGGATGCCATTTGCGACACCTCCACCGGGTATGATTATGATTCGAGCCCCTTCCTGGACCGTATCGATCCGGAGAAGATCGGTGAGGAGACCACTTTCTGGGCGACCGCTTCCAGAAACGGCGTGGATGTTGAGACGAAGAAATATGATGTGGTCTTTTCGGAACATGTGGTGGAATCCCTTATCCTCGATCTGTTTACGGAGGCTGTGAATGGGAAGAACGTTCTTTCCGGAAAATCGGTTTTTGCCGGTAAACTTGGTGAGGAGCTTCTTCATCCGGCGATCTCAATCTCGGATATCCCTATGGACAAACAGGGTTCAGCCTGGAAAAGGTTCGATTCTGAAGGAACGGTGACCTCGGATCTCTCAATCGTTCAAGACGGTGTGCTTTCCGCATTTTTGTATGATGCAAAGATAGCATCCCAGGCAAAGACGACCTCGACGGGACATGCCCACCGGTCAGGCAATGGGGCGACGTATATTCACCCGCACTGTATGCGGATCGCCGCTCCGGTATCTGATGTCATGGATAAACCCTGTCTGTTTGTTCGTGAGGTCATCGGAGCGCATACGGCAAACTCCCTTACCGGCGAGTTTTCTGTGGAGGTGGCCAACGCATTCTTTGCCGAGTCGGGAAAGTTTGTCCACCCGGTGAAGAAGGCAATGATCTCCGGGAATATCTTTGAGATCCTTAGAGGGGGTGTCAGCATCTCGGCAGAAACAAAGACGTTCGAGGGGGCCGTCGTCCCGAAGATGCGTATCGAAAGTATGCAGGTTATCGGCTAG
- a CDS encoding TldD/PmbA family protein: protein MEKIRYFDIRYVRGTITSIQTENRVIENAGSSFYGKALFRVLGENGWGYYCASSIDMNDKKMKDACIQKAAASARLAGVHAEIADIPLGSPRSWVCSAKDQAETPLEEKAAQLLLLESSAKIPGISSTSARYSEQYQDVIFEDCNGYSATSSVCRTLFTISAIANRGADMQMNYEQEAVVGPLSLKEYIPYGEKCAKRAVELLDASVVSGGRMPAVLDPAIGGVFAHEAVGHASEGDAVRDGVSVLAGKLGEQVGSSLVTIIDDPSMHGYGYEPFDAEGVSTGPTELIKSGIMHKYMHSRETLAAVGLETGDAGHARAEPGMQPLVRMSNTYIKEGDSSYDEIIAECKKGVLLIGSRGGQVDPGRGAFQFNAKYGYLIENGETTKMIRDVSLSGDILSVLHNIALCGKERKMSSGMCGKGQSVPVSDGAPHVYLTEALVGGGGSV, encoded by the coding sequence ATGGAAAAAATACGATACTTTGACATCCGTTACGTCAGGGGGACGATCACATCCATCCAGACCGAGAACCGGGTAATCGAAAACGCCGGCTCCTCTTTTTACGGAAAAGCTCTCTTCCGGGTATTAGGTGAAAACGGCTGGGGGTACTACTGTGCTTCATCGATCGATATGAACGATAAAAAAATGAAGGATGCCTGCATCCAAAAAGCTGCAGCCTCGGCACGACTTGCCGGTGTCCATGCAGAAATCGCCGATATTCCTTTGGGATCTCCGCGTTCCTGGGTATGTTCGGCAAAAGATCAGGCAGAAACCCCGCTTGAGGAAAAAGCCGCGCAGCTTCTTCTTCTCGAATCGTCCGCAAAAATTCCGGGGATCAGCAGCACCTCAGCACGATATTCTGAGCAGTATCAGGATGTCATCTTCGAAGATTGTAATGGATACTCGGCAACCTCCTCGGTCTGCCGCACGCTCTTTACTATCTCGGCGATAGCAAACCGCGGTGCCGACATGCAGATGAACTATGAGCAGGAGGCGGTAGTCGGCCCCCTCTCATTAAAAGAGTATATTCCATACGGCGAGAAGTGTGCGAAACGCGCAGTTGAACTTCTGGATGCATCCGTCGTCTCCGGCGGACGTATGCCCGCCGTATTGGACCCTGCCATCGGCGGCGTGTTTGCCCACGAAGCGGTAGGTCATGCAAGCGAAGGAGATGCCGTACGAGATGGCGTGTCCGTCCTTGCCGGCAAACTGGGTGAACAGGTGGGCTCCTCTCTCGTCACCATCATAGATGATCCTTCTATGCACGGATATGGATACGAACCCTTCGATGCAGAGGGTGTTTCCACTGGTCCGACTGAGCTGATCAAAAGCGGGATCATGCACAAGTACATGCATTCCCGCGAGACCCTGGCAGCAGTTGGTCTGGAGACTGGAGATGCCGGACATGCCAGAGCCGAACCGGGTATGCAGCCTTTGGTTCGAATGAGTAATACCTACATCAAAGAAGGCGACTCCTCGTATGATGAGATCATCGCCGAATGTAAGAAAGGCGTTCTCCTGATCGGTTCGCGAGGAGGGCAGGTTGATCCTGGCCGCGGAGCCTTCCAGTTCAATGCAAAGTATGGATATCTGATCGAAAATGGAGAAACCACTAAAATGATCCGTGACGTGTCCCTGTCTGGCGATATCCTCTCGGTCCTGCACAACATCGCTCTGTGCGGCAAAGAACGCAAGATGTCCTCAGGTATGTGCGGGAAAGGCCAGTCAGTCCCCGTATCGGACGGAGCTCCCCACGTGTATCTGACCGAGGCGTTGGTCGGAGGTGGCGGAAGTGTCTGA
- the lonB gene encoding ATP-dependent protease LonB, whose protein sequence is MEHDDNPGQRPEETVMGTVLDVNPAQVTEEIPARDTSPVKEAYASDEYDAELFGGVQFDTTADLVIPPSLIDQVIGQEHAVDVIRKAATQRRHVMMIGSPGTGKSMLAKAMSELLPKEEMQDIMTYPNPEDNNNPIIRVVPAGRGKEIVAAHKEEARKRASSKNTMLLILVIGILGIALISGQLLMGIVAVAFIFMAFRSFMPKETAMVPKLIVSNKPDSTAPFVDGTGSHAGALLGDVRHDPFQSGGLETPAHDRVEAGAIHRAHKGVLFIDEMNTLELSSQQSLLTALQEGEFPITGQSERSSGAMVRTEPVPCRFLMIAAGNLDAVQHMHPALRSRIRGYGYEVYMSETMNDTPENRAKLVRFIAQEVKNDTKIPHYDPSAVSEILREAKRRSGRKGHLTVKLRDLGGLVRVAGDLAIQEGSSVTSMSHVVSAKQIARSVEDQISDEYIRRTRDYDLTIVSGSLVGRVNGLAVVGNDAGSVLPITAEVTPSQGAGMVIATGLLKEIAQESIKNVSALIKKFSGTDIRKVDIHVQFIGTYNGVEGDSASVTVATAVISALENIPVRQDVAMTGSLSVRGDVLPIGGVTYKIEAAAKAGIHTIIIPQSNLADVLIEERYTDMVTIIPVTRIEEVLRYALVPEDKVAFEQKLLQIGKHMDIPKMPMPVEKVDA, encoded by the coding sequence ATGGAACATGATGATAATCCGGGACAAAGACCTGAAGAAACTGTTATGGGGACAGTTTTGGACGTAAACCCGGCGCAAGTCACGGAAGAAATCCCGGCGCGGGATACTTCGCCTGTGAAGGAGGCGTATGCCTCTGACGAATATGATGCCGAACTTTTCGGAGGAGTTCAGTTTGACACCACGGCGGATCTCGTAATCCCCCCGTCTCTGATTGATCAGGTCATCGGTCAGGAACACGCAGTGGATGTCATCAGAAAAGCCGCCACCCAGCGCAGGCATGTCATGATGATAGGCAGTCCGGGTACCGGCAAGTCCATGCTCGCAAAGGCTATGTCCGAACTCCTTCCCAAAGAGGAGATGCAGGACATCATGACCTACCCGAACCCGGAGGATAACAATAATCCAATCATCCGTGTGGTTCCGGCAGGCAGAGGAAAAGAGATCGTTGCGGCCCACAAAGAAGAGGCACGCAAACGTGCCTCCTCAAAAAATACCATGCTTCTCATCCTTGTCATAGGTATTCTCGGGATCGCTCTTATCTCCGGTCAGCTTCTGATGGGAATCGTCGCTGTGGCATTCATCTTCATGGCATTCCGTTCATTCATGCCAAAAGAAACCGCGATGGTTCCAAAACTCATTGTCTCCAACAAACCCGACTCAACCGCACCGTTCGTGGACGGGACCGGATCCCATGCAGGAGCATTGCTCGGTGACGTTCGTCACGACCCGTTCCAGTCGGGAGGTCTTGAGACCCCGGCACATGATCGTGTCGAGGCCGGAGCGATCCACCGGGCACACAAAGGTGTTTTGTTCATCGATGAAATGAACACCCTTGAACTTTCGTCCCAGCAGAGTCTACTGACTGCCTTACAGGAAGGCGAGTTCCCTATCACCGGTCAGTCCGAGCGTTCGTCCGGCGCAATGGTCCGTACAGAACCGGTACCCTGCAGGTTCCTGATGATCGCTGCAGGAAATCTCGATGCCGTTCAGCACATGCACCCGGCACTCCGGAGTCGTATCAGGGGATACGGATATGAAGTCTACATGAGCGAGACCATGAATGATACACCTGAGAACCGGGCAAAACTTGTCAGGTTCATAGCGCAGGAAGTCAAAAACGACACGAAGATCCCGCATTATGATCCATCGGCTGTCTCTGAGATCCTTCGTGAGGCAAAGCGCCGGTCAGGCAGAAAAGGGCACCTGACGGTGAAGCTGAGAGATCTCGGCGGTCTTGTACGTGTCGCCGGAGATCTCGCCATCCAGGAAGGATCCTCGGTCACCTCGATGAGTCATGTGGTTTCGGCAAAACAGATCGCCCGTTCCGTTGAAGATCAGATCTCCGACGAGTACATCCGCAGGACACGTGATTATGATCTGACGATCGTTTCCGGCAGTCTTGTCGGCAGGGTCAACGGACTTGCCGTTGTCGGTAATGATGCCGGCTCAGTTCTGCCTATCACGGCAGAGGTCACGCCCTCTCAGGGGGCTGGCATGGTGATTGCCACCGGTCTCTTGAAGGAAATCGCTCAGGAGTCCATCAAAAACGTGAGCGCACTGATCAAGAAGTTCTCCGGGACCGACATCCGTAAAGTGGATATCCATGTCCAGTTCATCGGAACGTACAATGGTGTTGAAGGAGATTCGGCGTCCGTTACCGTGGCGACCGCGGTGATCAGTGCTCTCGAGAATATTCCTGTCCGTCAGGATGTGGCGATGACCGGATCACTTTCGGTCCGTGGAGATGTTCTCCCGATCGGCGGCGTCACCTACAAAATCGAGGCTGCCGCAAAGGCCGGGATCCATACGATCATCATCCCGCAGTCGAACCTTGCGGATGTCCTCATTGAGGAACGGTACACCGATATGGTCACCATCATCCCGGTAACCAGGATCGAAGAAGTACTCAGATACGCTCTCGTTCCCGAGGATAAAGTGGCGTTCGAACAGAAACTTCTCCAGATCGGCAAGCATATGGACATCCCGAAGATGCCGATGCCTGTTGAAAAAGTTGATGCGTGA
- a CDS encoding ribose-phosphate diphosphokinase: MKVVYTEKSQVLAARTAQKLGCDLSEVKYTTFPDGEQSIRIMDDDDQMIIIASTVDPESTLQAILLLDACEGKETTLVLPYMGYARQDKKFNEGEPISARAMARALSTGADRIFTINIHDTSILAHFRCPAKNLTIAPEIGAYISTMALENPLILSPDEGAWEFAKGVAEVGKWDCDHLDKTRLSGSEVTMAPKHLEAKGRDCIIVDDIIATGGSMAKAAGMLLEQGAASVRAAGVHGVFASGGYIKLMQAGLADIASSDTIERASSRITASGVIAEAVRK; this comes from the coding sequence ATGAAAGTAGTTTATACCGAAAAAAGCCAGGTTCTCGCGGCACGCACAGCGCAGAAGCTCGGCTGTGATCTATCAGAAGTAAAATACACTACATTCCCGGACGGCGAGCAATCCATACGCATAATGGATGATGACGACCAGATGATAATCATTGCAAGTACGGTCGATCCCGAGTCTACTCTGCAGGCCATTCTTCTGCTTGATGCCTGCGAGGGAAAGGAGACCACACTTGTTCTGCCATATATGGGATACGCACGGCAGGATAAGAAGTTCAATGAAGGCGAACCGATATCGGCACGGGCAATGGCACGGGCGCTCTCGACCGGCGCAGACAGAATTTTTACCATCAATATCCATGACACCTCGATCCTGGCACATTTCCGGTGTCCAGCAAAGAATCTGACGATCGCACCGGAGATCGGGGCATACATCAGCACGATGGCCCTGGAAAATCCGCTGATCCTGTCGCCTGATGAAGGTGCATGGGAGTTTGCCAAAGGCGTGGCAGAGGTTGGAAAATGGGACTGTGATCACCTCGATAAGACACGGCTCTCCGGATCAGAAGTCACGATGGCTCCAAAACATCTTGAGGCGAAAGGCAGAGACTGTATCATCGTGGACGATATCATCGCGACCGGCGGATCGATGGCAAAAGCGGCCGGGATGCTGCTTGAGCAGGGAGCTGCCTCGGTCAGGGCCGCGGGCGTTCACGGTGTTTTTGCCTCAGGAGGATATATCAAACTTATGCAGGCCGGCCTTGCCGATATCGCATCCTCAGATACTATAGAGCGTGCCTCAAGCAGAATCACTGCATCCGGGGTCATCGCAGAAGCCGTACGTAAATGA
- a CDS encoding NOB1 family endonuclease produces MKYILDSSYFFGDYTLDGELFTTPEVVGELKDLASKMRYEIMTENGLVVTEPEAEDVFAATNAALKSGDARVLSDTDISVIALGLTLEGTVVSDDFAVQNVCRHLKILSKNILQRKAKKRVWKQICSGCGAEIPEGESDCPICGSAPIKRGTEKTGRR; encoded by the coding sequence ATGAAATATATTCTGGATTCATCCTATTTTTTTGGCGATTATACTCTTGACGGAGAGCTGTTCACCACACCTGAGGTGGTTGGTGAGCTCAAGGATCTCGCATCAAAGATGCGGTACGAGATCATGACGGAGAACGGACTCGTCGTAACCGAACCTGAGGCTGAAGATGTGTTTGCGGCAACGAACGCGGCACTCAAAAGCGGGGATGCCAGAGTTCTTTCCGACACGGACATATCAGTCATCGCTTTGGGCCTGACGCTGGAAGGTACGGTCGTCTCAGATGACTTTGCCGTACAGAATGTCTGTCGGCATCTGAAGATCCTCAGCAAAAATATTCTGCAGAGAAAAGCAAAGAAACGGGTATGGAAACAGATATGTTCCGGATGCGGAGCAGAGATTCCTGAAGGGGAATCCGACTGCCCGATCTGCGGTTCGGCTCCGATCAAACGTGGAACGGAAAAAACGGGAAGACGTTGA